A single region of the Dunckerocampus dactyliophorus isolate RoL2022-P2 chromosome 3, RoL_Ddac_1.1, whole genome shotgun sequence genome encodes:
- the chs1 gene encoding chitin synthase 1 isoform X2 yields MEDIKFRGKNRVERHKERWDPFQLNPIGAEKEQKRRCFQLAQYLVAIIVGLCVLASAVVAKGSLLVLSTLSSPTSMRTPKEKQFYMLMLVFCLVCPNFLVFIKSLWRCAFKSFVHPNLKTMSFICTIECIVSLGTAILVLVVMPQFDVLTNLFISGGVCILSAILQIIFQLQAETWKIIFPICSIILTSAGYCLLGVDYYVRVSSYVDSQSASCFVFVAIGIFSSILISFCWWENPVQATNRIQDTLSELDGFRDFVFVISSILRIIVIGAVYLFYYVIIEKSIVWEDFNLRSEDWELLQIGLVLFFLQAFCSAACHWFGVVACKIHAVRMSFALPLCCTGPSVLLLGLILFITQAQKLDAAQQGSITEFCESLVLLSQKNTTPVVLLEITRSICRTSLNSYYLQWPFSMLALEGVCMWSGFVTCTYYVWKIKVQRIERTSQLFVRRLYESAFIDLSLLLNTKMKVARARNHESQDDIQSCVIYLCATMWHETYDEMLKILTSMFRLDRYRGDPKEEHKDCFDFECHIYVDDAFMTEKDTGKRLVNSYVNDLTQVVIEVYRVFTNKEPDDVSIVETPYGGRLVFVMPEGNMLYIHLKDKGLIRNKKRWSQIMYMYYLLGWKGYISKTPQKIKQKNLCRESLVSMDGEIFFMPHYDNDNKRKFISDDNVYILALDGDTDFQPKAVILLVDRLRMYENVGAACGRIHPTGMGPMVWYQKFEYAVGHWLQKTAEHVFGSVLCSPGCFSLFRASALMDDNVLKRYTTTATRAAEYVQYDQGEDRWLCTLLLQQGWRVEYNAASDAYTNSPQEFKEFYNQRRRWGPSTLANTLDLLHSGSETVKRNSSISRLYIFYQMFTVGSSILGPASVTLMVAGAFQFVFQLAGTISIIIASIPPVFYIIVCFVAKPNNQITIAGIMSVLYAFLMTASLFSIIGDMVVQGTFLTPTGVFLVSMTIMYMVTAILHPEEFGMIIYGLMYFICIPSGYLLLTIYSLVNMHIVSWGTRESNKGATEVKKNHNILCDRNCKLCCWDMKLQVTQETENLMIQQITGQTGQQAPPLAITNHETAQPAASNVEPQAGRDTSKEAAEQGGRKPRTAKDWMELKSFDTMSSYSDDSDEKKSISTTASYDDDYDDDHQTTDLPMSDWVSPVKEEFLKKLTFANLKRNLQEQIRYSLRTKNLEDVCEDLVAMLTDTLSGELYGVGPEDALTESQLEELQQALTEQARRTLKTSRMERLEKKVQRAIQKTLTAPQVQKLDEDEHDFWNKLIERYLTPIVDTKAHLDEVTRELKSLRNKAVFLYFIVNVLWVVATFFLQAIGNDVISIKIPKYYSNGTESGEYLKVEPLSLMFLLSFAILLLIQFLAMLYHRVYTLIHVVSYRSTEKDYKLKDIDDDDDGLTLENPNTSGLSVTCDDL; encoded by the exons ATGGAGGACATAAAATTCAGAGGAAAGAACAGAGTGGAACGACACAA GGAAAGATGGGATCCATTTCAGCTCAACCCAATAGGAGCTGAGAAGGAACAAAAAAGAAGGTGCTTCCAACTGGCCCAGTACCTAGTGGCTATTATTGTTGGTTTATGTGTCCTGGCCAGTGCTGTCGTTGCCAAG GGCTCTCTCTTGGTGCTGTCAACGTTGTCCAGTCCAACCTCCATGCGCACCCCAAAGGAAAAACAGTTCTACATGCTGATGCTGGTGTTCTGCCTCGTTTGTCCAAATTTCCTGGTGTTCATCAAATCACTGTGGAGGTGTGCCTTCAAGAGCTTCGTACACCCCAACTTGAAGACCATGTCATTT ATCTGTACCATTGAATGCATCGTGTCACTTGGTACAGCAATCCTCGTGCTCGTGGTGATGCCTCAGTTTGACGTACTGACAAATCTGTTCATCAGCGGGGGTGTCTGTATTCTATCTGCAATTCTTCAGATTATTTTCCAACTGCAGGCAGAAACCTGGAAAATTATATTCCCAATCTGCTCCATCAttctaacaagtgctg GATACTGCCTGCTCGGAGTGGACTATTACGTCCGCGTATCATCATATGTGGATAGCCAGAGTGCcagctgttttgtctttgtagcAATTGGAATTTTCTCCTCGATCCTTATCTCTTTCTGCTGGTGGGAGAATCCAGTGCAAGCTACAAATCGCATTCAG GATACATTGTCAGAACTGGATGGTTTCAGGGACTTTGTGTTCGTCATCAGCAGCATTCTGAGGATAATCGTTATAG GGGCAGTATACCTGTTCTACTATGTCATCATTGAAAAATCCATTGTCTGGGAAGACTTCAATTTACGGAGTGAAGACTGGGAATTGTTACAGATAGGACTGGTGCTGTTTTTCTTACAG GCATTTTGCTCAGCCGCGTGCCACTGGTTTGGGGTGGTGGCCTGTAAGATCCATGCTGTCAGAATGAGTTTTGCGCTGCCATTATGTTGCACAGGACCTTCAGTGCTACTATTGGGCCTGATCCTTTTCATAACCCAAGCTCAAAAATTGGACGCGGCACAGCAAGGGAGCATCACAG AGTTTTGTGAAAGCTTGGTCTTATTAAGCCAAAAGAACACAACACCAGTGGTCTTACTTGAAATCACCAGGAGCATCTGCCGGACGTCACTGAACAG CTACTACTTGCAATGGCCTTTTTCCATGCTGGCACTCGAGGGAGTATGCATGTGGTCGGGTTTTGTCACATGCACGTACTACGTATGGAAGATCAAA GTCCAGCGAATAGAAAGAACCTCTCAGCTGTTTGTTCGCCGTCTCTACGAATCTGCTTTCATTGACTTGTCTTTGTTACTCAACACCAAGATGAAGGTGGCTCGGGCCCGAAACCACGAAAG CCAAGACGACATCCAGAGCTGTGTCATCTACCTATGTGCCACCATGTGGCATGAGACCTATGATGAAATGCTAAAGATTCTCACCTCCATGTTCAG gtTGGACCGTTACCGGGGCGATCCAAAAGAAGAACATAAGGACTGTTTTGATTTTGAGTGTCACATTTACGTGGATGATGCCTTTATGACTGAAAAAGACACTGGGAAGAGGCTGGTTAACTCATATGTTAATGACTTAACCCAAGTTGTCATTGAGGTTTATAG GGTTTTTACCAACAAAGAGCCAGATGACGTATCCATCGTGGAAACTCCATATGGTGGCAGACTCGTGTTTGTTATGCCAGAAGGCAACATGCTCTACATTCACCTAAAAGACAAAGGTCTTATCAGGAACAAGAAAAGATGGTCACAG ATTATGTACATGTATTATCTTCTTGGCTGGAAGGGGTACATTTCCAAAACGCCTCAGAAGATCAAA CAGAAAAACCTATGCAGAGAATCTTTGGTCTCTATGGACGGTGAGATATTCTTCATGCCCCATTATGACAACGACAACAAGAGAAAATTCATCTCAGATGACAACGTATACATCCTGGCTCTGGACGGAGACACCGACTTCCAGCCTAAAGCTGTCATTCTACTTGTAGACAG ACTGAGGATGTATGAAAATGTAGGAGCAGCCTGTGGGCGAATCCATCCGACTGGAATGG GTCCCATGGTGTGGTACCAGAAGTTTGAATATGCAGTCGGTCACTGGCTTCAGAAGACAGCAGAACATGTGTTTGGGTCTGTGCTGTGCAGTCCAGGATGTTTCAGTCTGTTTCGAGCATCCGCCTTAATGGATGACAACGTACTGAAGAGATACACGACGACTGCAACAAGAGCTGCAGAATATGTGCAATATGACCAAG GGGAGGATCGTTGGTTGTGTACTTTGTTGCTGCAGCAGGGGTGGCGTGTGGAATACAACGCTGCATCCGATGCTTACACTAACTCTCCACAAGAATTTAAAGAATTTTATAACCAGAGGAGACGGTGGGGACCATCTACTCTGGCTAATACATTGGACCTGCTGCACAG TGGCTCAGAAACGGTGAAGAGAAACTCCTCCATATCCAGACTTTACATTTTCTACCAGATGTTTACTGTTGGTTCTTCTATTCTTGGACCAGCCTCTGTGACTCTTATGGTGGCGG GTGCTTTCCAGTTTGTCTTCCAACTCGCTGGCACAATTTCCATCATCATTGCAAGCATTCCCCCCGTGTTCTACATCATTGTCTGTTTTGTTGCCAAGCCAAACAATCAGATAACAATTGCCGGAATTATGAGTGTTCTGTACGCCTTCCTCATGACAGCATCGTTATTTTCTATAATCG GTGATATGGTGGTTCAGGGCACTTTTCTAACTCCAACTGGTGTATTCCTGGTTTCCATGACGATCATGTACATGGTGACTGCTATCTTACACCCTGAGGAGTTTG GGATGATTATCTACGGCCTGATGTATTTCATCTGTATTCCCAGTGGCTACCTTCTACTTACCATCTACTCACTAGTTAACATGCACATTGTGTCCTGGGGCACCAGAGAATCCAATAA AGGAGCAACAGAGGTGAAAAAGAACCATAACATTTTGTGCGATAGAAACTGCAAACTCTGTTGCTGGGACATGAAGCTGCAG GTAACCCAGGAAACAGAGAATCTGATGATTCAACAAATCACAGGACAAACTGGACAGCAAGCCCCTCCCCTTGCTATCACGAACCATGAAACTGCTCAACCTGCCGCTTCaaatgtggagccacaagctgGACGAGACACCAGCAAAGAGGCTGCCGAGCAAGGAGGTCGAAAACCTCGGACTGCTAAAGACTGGATGGAATTGAAGTCCTTTGACACCATGTCCAGTTACAG tgaTGACAGTGATGAAAAAAAGAGTATATCAACAACTGCATCTTACGACGATGATTACGATGACGACCACCAGACCACAGACCTTCCTATGAGTG ACTGGGTGAGTCCAGTGAAAGAAGAGTTTTTAAAGAAGCTGACCTTTGCCAACCTGAAGAGGAACTTACAAGAACAAATACG GTACTCACTCCGCACCAAAAATCTAGAAGACGTGTGTGAGGATTTGGTCGCCATGTTAACGGACACTCTCAGCGGGGAACTATATGGAGTGGGACCAGAGGATGCTCTGACAGAAAGCCAGCTGgaggaattacaacaggcactGACCGAGCAG GCTCGGCGCACCCTCAAGACCAGTCGCATGGAACGATTAGAGAAGAAAGTCCAGAGAGCCATCCAGAAAACTCTGACTGCCCCTCAGGTGCAGAAGCTAGATGAG GATGAACATGACTTCTGGAACAAGTTAATCGAGCGCTACTTGACGCCCATTGTAGACACTAAAGCTCATCTGGACGAGGTCACCAGAGAGCTTAAGTCTCTGCGCAACAAG gcagTATTCCTGTATTTCATCGTCAATGTGCTCTGGGTGGTTGCTACCTTCTTCCTGCAAGCCATTGGGAATGACGTCATCAGCATTAAGATTCCTAAATACTATTCTAACGGAACAGAATCTGGAGAGTACCTCAAG GTGGAGCCTCTCAGTTTGATGTTCCTGTTGTCTTTTGCAATCCTTCTCCTCATCCAGTTCCTTGCCATGTTATACCACAG GGTCTATACATTGATCCATGTCGTGTCATACCGCAGCACAGAGAAAGACTACAAATTGAAAGACATT gatgatgatgatgatggcttgACTCTGGAGAACCCCAACACCAGTGGACTTAGTGTCACATGTGACGACCTTTAG
- the chs1 gene encoding chitin synthase 1 isoform X3, whose translation MRTPKEKQFYMLMLVFCLVCPNFLVFIKSLWRCAFKSFVHPNLKTMSFICTIECIVSLGTAILVLVVMPQFDVLTNLFISGGVCILSAILQIIFQLQAETWKIIFPICSIILTSAGYCLLGVDYYVRVSSYVDSQSASCFVFVAIGIFSSILISFCWWENPVQATNRIQDTLSELDGFRDFVFVISSILRIIVIGAVYLFYYVIIEKSIVWEDFNLRSEDWELLQIGLVLFFLQAFCSAACHWFGVVACKIHAVRMSFALPLCCTGPSVLLLGLILFITQAQKLDAAQQGSITEFCESLVLLSQKNTTPVVLLEITRSICRTSLNSYYLQWPFSMLALEGVCMWSGFVTCTYYVWKIKVQRIERTSQLFVRRLYESAFIDLSLLLNTKMKVARARNHESQDDIQSCVIYLCATMWHETYDEMLKILTSMFRLDRYRGDPKEEHKDCFDFECHIYVDDAFMTEKDTGKRLVNSYVNDLTQVVIEVYRVFTNKEPDDVSIVETPYGGRLVFVMPEGNMLYIHLKDKGLIRNKKRWSQIMYMYYLLGWKGYISKTPQKIKQQKNLCRESLVSMDGEIFFMPHYDNDNKRKFISDDNVYILALDGDTDFQPKAVILLVDRLRMYENVGAACGRIHPTGMGPMVWYQKFEYAVGHWLQKTAEHVFGSVLCSPGCFSLFRASALMDDNVLKRYTTTATRAAEYVQYDQGEDRWLCTLLLQQGWRVEYNAASDAYTNSPQEFKEFYNQRRRWGPSTLANTLDLLHSGSETVKRNSSISRLYIFYQMFTVGSSILGPASVTLMVAGAFQFVFQLAGTISIIIASIPPVFYIIVCFVAKPNNQITIAGIMSVLYAFLMTASLFSIIGDMVVQGTFLTPTGVFLVSMTIMYMVTAILHPEEFGMIIYGLMYFICIPSGYLLLTIYSLVNMHIVSWGTRESNKGATEVKKNHNILCDRNCKLCCWDMKLQVTQETENLMIQQITGQTGQQAPPLAITNHETAQPAASNVEPQAGRDTSKEAAEQGGRKPRTAKDWMELKSFDTMSSYSDDSDEKKSISTTASYDDDYDDDHQTTDLPMSDWVSPVKEEFLKKLTFANLKRNLQEQIRYSLRTKNLEDVCEDLVAMLTDTLSGELYGVGPEDALTESQLEELQQALTEQARRTLKTSRMERLEKKVQRAIQKTLTAPQVQKLDEDEHDFWNKLIERYLTPIVDTKAHLDEVTRELKSLRNKAVFLYFIVNVLWVVATFFLQAIGNDVISIKIPKYYSNGTESGEYLKVEPLSLMFLLSFAILLLIQFLAMLYHRVYTLIHVVSYRSTEKDYKLKDIDDDDDGLTLENPNTSGLSVTCDDL comes from the exons ATGCGCACCCCAAAGGAAAAACAGTTCTACATGCTGATGCTGGTGTTCTGCCTCGTTTGTCCAAATTTCCTGGTGTTCATCAAATCACTGTGGAGGTGTGCCTTCAAGAGCTTCGTACACCCCAACTTGAAGACCATGTCATTT ATCTGTACCATTGAATGCATCGTGTCACTTGGTACAGCAATCCTCGTGCTCGTGGTGATGCCTCAGTTTGACGTACTGACAAATCTGTTCATCAGCGGGGGTGTCTGTATTCTATCTGCAATTCTTCAGATTATTTTCCAACTGCAGGCAGAAACCTGGAAAATTATATTCCCAATCTGCTCCATCAttctaacaagtgctg GATACTGCCTGCTCGGAGTGGACTATTACGTCCGCGTATCATCATATGTGGATAGCCAGAGTGCcagctgttttgtctttgtagcAATTGGAATTTTCTCCTCGATCCTTATCTCTTTCTGCTGGTGGGAGAATCCAGTGCAAGCTACAAATCGCATTCAG GATACATTGTCAGAACTGGATGGTTTCAGGGACTTTGTGTTCGTCATCAGCAGCATTCTGAGGATAATCGTTATAG GGGCAGTATACCTGTTCTACTATGTCATCATTGAAAAATCCATTGTCTGGGAAGACTTCAATTTACGGAGTGAAGACTGGGAATTGTTACAGATAGGACTGGTGCTGTTTTTCTTACAG GCATTTTGCTCAGCCGCGTGCCACTGGTTTGGGGTGGTGGCCTGTAAGATCCATGCTGTCAGAATGAGTTTTGCGCTGCCATTATGTTGCACAGGACCTTCAGTGCTACTATTGGGCCTGATCCTTTTCATAACCCAAGCTCAAAAATTGGACGCGGCACAGCAAGGGAGCATCACAG AGTTTTGTGAAAGCTTGGTCTTATTAAGCCAAAAGAACACAACACCAGTGGTCTTACTTGAAATCACCAGGAGCATCTGCCGGACGTCACTGAACAG CTACTACTTGCAATGGCCTTTTTCCATGCTGGCACTCGAGGGAGTATGCATGTGGTCGGGTTTTGTCACATGCACGTACTACGTATGGAAGATCAAA GTCCAGCGAATAGAAAGAACCTCTCAGCTGTTTGTTCGCCGTCTCTACGAATCTGCTTTCATTGACTTGTCTTTGTTACTCAACACCAAGATGAAGGTGGCTCGGGCCCGAAACCACGAAAG CCAAGACGACATCCAGAGCTGTGTCATCTACCTATGTGCCACCATGTGGCATGAGACCTATGATGAAATGCTAAAGATTCTCACCTCCATGTTCAG gtTGGACCGTTACCGGGGCGATCCAAAAGAAGAACATAAGGACTGTTTTGATTTTGAGTGTCACATTTACGTGGATGATGCCTTTATGACTGAAAAAGACACTGGGAAGAGGCTGGTTAACTCATATGTTAATGACTTAACCCAAGTTGTCATTGAGGTTTATAG GGTTTTTACCAACAAAGAGCCAGATGACGTATCCATCGTGGAAACTCCATATGGTGGCAGACTCGTGTTTGTTATGCCAGAAGGCAACATGCTCTACATTCACCTAAAAGACAAAGGTCTTATCAGGAACAAGAAAAGATGGTCACAG ATTATGTACATGTATTATCTTCTTGGCTGGAAGGGGTACATTTCCAAAACGCCTCAGAAGATCAAA CAGCAGAAAAACCTATGCAGAGAATCTTTGGTCTCTATGGACGGTGAGATATTCTTCATGCCCCATTATGACAACGACAACAAGAGAAAATTCATCTCAGATGACAACGTATACATCCTGGCTCTGGACGGAGACACCGACTTCCAGCCTAAAGCTGTCATTCTACTTGTAGACAG ACTGAGGATGTATGAAAATGTAGGAGCAGCCTGTGGGCGAATCCATCCGACTGGAATGG GTCCCATGGTGTGGTACCAGAAGTTTGAATATGCAGTCGGTCACTGGCTTCAGAAGACAGCAGAACATGTGTTTGGGTCTGTGCTGTGCAGTCCAGGATGTTTCAGTCTGTTTCGAGCATCCGCCTTAATGGATGACAACGTACTGAAGAGATACACGACGACTGCAACAAGAGCTGCAGAATATGTGCAATATGACCAAG GGGAGGATCGTTGGTTGTGTACTTTGTTGCTGCAGCAGGGGTGGCGTGTGGAATACAACGCTGCATCCGATGCTTACACTAACTCTCCACAAGAATTTAAAGAATTTTATAACCAGAGGAGACGGTGGGGACCATCTACTCTGGCTAATACATTGGACCTGCTGCACAG TGGCTCAGAAACGGTGAAGAGAAACTCCTCCATATCCAGACTTTACATTTTCTACCAGATGTTTACTGTTGGTTCTTCTATTCTTGGACCAGCCTCTGTGACTCTTATGGTGGCGG GTGCTTTCCAGTTTGTCTTCCAACTCGCTGGCACAATTTCCATCATCATTGCAAGCATTCCCCCCGTGTTCTACATCATTGTCTGTTTTGTTGCCAAGCCAAACAATCAGATAACAATTGCCGGAATTATGAGTGTTCTGTACGCCTTCCTCATGACAGCATCGTTATTTTCTATAATCG GTGATATGGTGGTTCAGGGCACTTTTCTAACTCCAACTGGTGTATTCCTGGTTTCCATGACGATCATGTACATGGTGACTGCTATCTTACACCCTGAGGAGTTTG GGATGATTATCTACGGCCTGATGTATTTCATCTGTATTCCCAGTGGCTACCTTCTACTTACCATCTACTCACTAGTTAACATGCACATTGTGTCCTGGGGCACCAGAGAATCCAATAA AGGAGCAACAGAGGTGAAAAAGAACCATAACATTTTGTGCGATAGAAACTGCAAACTCTGTTGCTGGGACATGAAGCTGCAG GTAACCCAGGAAACAGAGAATCTGATGATTCAACAAATCACAGGACAAACTGGACAGCAAGCCCCTCCCCTTGCTATCACGAACCATGAAACTGCTCAACCTGCCGCTTCaaatgtggagccacaagctgGACGAGACACCAGCAAAGAGGCTGCCGAGCAAGGAGGTCGAAAACCTCGGACTGCTAAAGACTGGATGGAATTGAAGTCCTTTGACACCATGTCCAGTTACAG tgaTGACAGTGATGAAAAAAAGAGTATATCAACAACTGCATCTTACGACGATGATTACGATGACGACCACCAGACCACAGACCTTCCTATGAGTG ACTGGGTGAGTCCAGTGAAAGAAGAGTTTTTAAAGAAGCTGACCTTTGCCAACCTGAAGAGGAACTTACAAGAACAAATACG GTACTCACTCCGCACCAAAAATCTAGAAGACGTGTGTGAGGATTTGGTCGCCATGTTAACGGACACTCTCAGCGGGGAACTATATGGAGTGGGACCAGAGGATGCTCTGACAGAAAGCCAGCTGgaggaattacaacaggcactGACCGAGCAG GCTCGGCGCACCCTCAAGACCAGTCGCATGGAACGATTAGAGAAGAAAGTCCAGAGAGCCATCCAGAAAACTCTGACTGCCCCTCAGGTGCAGAAGCTAGATGAG GATGAACATGACTTCTGGAACAAGTTAATCGAGCGCTACTTGACGCCCATTGTAGACACTAAAGCTCATCTGGACGAGGTCACCAGAGAGCTTAAGTCTCTGCGCAACAAG gcagTATTCCTGTATTTCATCGTCAATGTGCTCTGGGTGGTTGCTACCTTCTTCCTGCAAGCCATTGGGAATGACGTCATCAGCATTAAGATTCCTAAATACTATTCTAACGGAACAGAATCTGGAGAGTACCTCAAG GTGGAGCCTCTCAGTTTGATGTTCCTGTTGTCTTTTGCAATCCTTCTCCTCATCCAGTTCCTTGCCATGTTATACCACAG GGTCTATACATTGATCCATGTCGTGTCATACCGCAGCACAGAGAAAGACTACAAATTGAAAGACATT gatgatgatgatgatggcttgACTCTGGAGAACCCCAACACCAGTGGACTTAGTGTCACATGTGACGACCTTTAG